A stretch of the Melanotaenia boesemani isolate fMelBoe1 chromosome 24, fMelBoe1.pri, whole genome shotgun sequence genome encodes the following:
- the LOC121635162 gene encoding glycoprotein hormone beta-5-like, whose translation PEDINVTHFLLHLHSSSSHRRSGLMLSCFLLWMSLQPDSRNHVSAVNLRRFIGCAVREFTFLARKPGCGSLHITTDACWGRCETWEKPVLEPPFIESYQQVCTYNRTRLVTVKLPNCQPHVDPTYTYPVALRCDCGVCLTSTTECITSV comes from the exons CCTGAAGACATTAATGTAACAcattttctccttcatctccactCCTCTTCATCCCACAGGAGGTCTGGACTGATGCTCAGCTGCTTCCTGCTCTGGATGTCTCTGCAGCCAGATTCCCGTAATCATGTGTCAGCAGTAAACCTGCGGCGTTTCATTGGTTGTGCAGTTCGGGAGTTTACTTTTCTGGCCAGGAAGCCCGGATGCGGCAGCCTGCACATCACCACCGATGCCTGCTGGGGGCGCTGTGAGACCTGGGAG AAACCGGTCCTTGAGCCTCCGTTCATCGAGTCCTACCAGCAGGTTTGTACCTACAACAGGACTCGTCTGGTCACTGTGAAACTACCCAACTGCCAGCCCCATGTGGACCCCACCTACACCTATCCTGTGGCCCTGAGATGTGACTGTGGGGTCTGTCTGACAAGCACCACTGAATGCATAACATCTGTGTGA